The DNA region AGGCTGTCCGGGTGCGCCACCGCCGAGGCGACCTCGCGGACGTTGTGGCCCGGCACCCGCTCGAACCTCCAGCGCCGCAGCACCGTCGCCAGCGTGATGACGATCTCCGTCCAGGCGAAGCCGTCGCCGATGCACTTGCGGGCCCCCGCCCCGAACGGGATGTATCCCTCGCGCGGAATCCTCGTGCCCGGCTCCTCCAGCCAGCGGTCCGGGTCGAAGCGCTCCGGCTCGTCGTAGAGGCGGCCGTCACGGTGCAGCGCGTAGAGACTGAAGGCCAGTTCGGTGCCGACGGGCACCTCCCAGCCGCCGAGTTCGACGGGCGCGGTGGCCTGCCGCATCAGCAGCGGCACCGAGTGCATACGGGAGATCTCGTGCAGCACGCGGTCCATGTAGACGAGCTTCGGTACGTCCTCGAAGGTGACCGCTCGGTCGCCTGCCACCGCGGCGATCTCGGCCAGCAGCTTCTCCTCGACCTCGGGGTGCGCCGCGAGTTCGTGGAAGGTCCAGCACAGCGTCGACGCCGTGGTCTCGGTGCCCGCGAACATGATCGCGACCAGCTCGTCCCGTACCTCGCGGTCGCTCAGCTTGTCGCCGCTGTCGGAGTCGCGTGCGGCCATCAGCAGCGAGAGCAGGTCCTCGTGGTCCTGGTCGCCCTGCTGGTGCGAGAGGGCGATGACCTCGTCGATGACGGTGCGCAGCCGCTTCGCGGCGGTGTCGAAGCGCCGGTTGGCGGGGACCGGGATGCGGTCGAGGAGTCTCGGCGTGACGGTTCTCACCAGTGCGTTCTTCAGCAGGATCGGTACGTCGCGGATCACCGCGTCCGCGGCGGGGCGGCTGATCTCCGCCGAGAACATCGTCTCGGCGAGTGTGGCGACGGAGAACTGCGCCAACTCCTCGTCCACGGCGACCGTTTGGCCCGGCCGCCACGAGTCGGCCATGGCCTGCGCACGAGTCGCCATGACCTCGGCGTAGCGGGCGATGCGCTGCTGGTGGAACATCGGCTGCATCAGCCGCCGGTGGCGCTTGTGTATGCCGGAGGGCGCGGTGGGCAGCGCGTCGCCTACGAGGTTGCGCGCCCGTATGAAGAAGCGGCCCTTGTCGAAGTTGCGGGCCTTGGTGACCAGCAACTCATGGGTGAGGTCCGCGCTGGTGACGAAGTAGACGGGCAGGGTGCCGACGTCCACGCGCACCAGATCGCCGGTGTCCCGCAGCGACTTCATGAAGTCGAGGGGGCGGCGCAGCAGGGGCAGCGCATGACCTATCAGGGGTGTGTGTCCGGGGGCTCGTGGTACGGCCTTCAGTGCAGCACTCACTTACGCAGCTCCTTACGGCGAGAGGTGGGGGGTCCGGGGGAGGTGCAGCCGGTCTGGTGTTGTCGGGTCGTGCGGGAGCCCGGCGTCGGCCGGGTGGAGCGATGGGGAGCAGTCGTCGCCGGTGCCTGCCGGGACGAAGTGCCAGGCAGACACGCGTAGTCGAGGAAGGGGCCGGGTGTCGGGGATCTGTCGGGTCAGGGCGGACGGCGCCGTGTGCGGAGCCGCCGTCCGGCGGTCTCAGACCGCTGCGGACCTGTGGATTTCGCCACGTACCGGCTGAAACGTTTCCCTCTCCGGAAGTACGTCCCACCACCACGCGACGGCCGGGATGTCCAGTGCCTCGTCGCTGTCGTCGGTCGGGGTGTCGCGGAAGGTCGAGGGCAGTTCTGCGGGGTCGTCGGGCGTCGTGTAGCGGAGCGAGCTGATGCCCCAGTCCTGGGCGCCGCGGATGAACGTCCCCAGGTTCTCCAGGTATTGGCGCAGTTGCGGGCTTCCCGTGGCGGCGAGCCCGTCACGCAGGCGCAGGAACAGGCACATGACGCGGTCGCGTTGGGCGACCGCCTCGGTCAACGCCTCGGCGGGGGTGAGCTGTTGCTCGTGCTCCAGTACGCGGAGCACGTTGAGGTAATACTGCTGGGTCCTGCTCTCCTTGTGGTACGAGAAGAGGTCGTTGTCCCAGGTGATGATGAAGTACGCCATCTCGGCGACGGCTCTGACCGCGGTGCTGTCCCGTTCGCTGGGGTGCAGTTCGTAGCCGTGGCCCATCTCCAGCAGCGGCAGTACGACCGAGGTGGCGCCGTCGTAGAGGCGCATCAGGGTGTAGTCGTTGAGGCCGGGGACGGTCTCGTTGCTGCGGTGGGACGCCTCCCACACCACGGAGAGGAAGTACTCGCGGAGGGCGTCGACCCAGCGGGCCTCCTGGCCCGGTGTCGCGTAGCGGGAGACTCTGTGGCGCAGGTCTCTCAGGCCCGTGGCGAGGGGGTTGCCGGCGAGCATGGGGACGTCGGGGTTCTGGGCGACGCGCAGCATTCGGGAGAGCACGCCCACCAACTCCGCCGGGTCCTTGCCGAGTTCGCCCTCCTCGCAGAGTCCGTCGTCGACGCCGAAGAGCCAGATGATGAAGTCCGCGAGTATGGACACGACCTCCTCGCGGCCCTCGGGGAGGACCCGGGCGGCGAAGGTGCCGATGTCGTGTGCGACGAGCCTCTCGCGCAGCTCGCGTGAACCGATGGCGTAGTCGTTCGCCCAGGCCGTCGTGCTTTCGTTGATCGCCTCGTGACGGGGATGGATCGCTGGCGGGATGGGAGAAAAAACGGGTGGAACGATCAACCCGTGCTCCACTGTCGATCACCTCGGTAATCCGGCGGCGTCGCGCCGCCATCCACTCGACCTCTCGGCAGCCGGCCGCCTCTTCGGGCCCGCTGCACCGGGTAGAACCGGCCAATACCACGTACTGCCTGCGGCGACGGCGCACTTCCGCACCTGCGGAGGCCCGACCGTCGCCGGCTGCTACATGGACGACTCCCCCATGGCAAGGGGACGTCCGGCCACAGGGAGCAGGCGTGGCACGCTGCGGACCCGGCACGGCCACAGGGAGCCTTCCCCCAGGTCACCGACGATTACACGTTCAACTACCGTCGCGGCGGGGCGAGTTGACGCCAGTGGGTGCATGGGCCCGGGGCATAGCCGGCCTCCCGGGCGGGTGCGGTCAGGGGTCCCGGCCTCACCGACCCCTCAGCCACTGCTTGAACGACGTCCACCAGGACGGGTGCTCGGCGGACGGCGCCTCGGGAGGCAACGGCACGGAGGCGGGCTCCGGCGTCTGGAGCGGCGGGAGTTCGACGGACGGTGCGCCCGCTCCCGGGCCCGTGCCGCCGTCGCGGCGGCGTGGCGCGAACTCCACGGGAAGCGAGACCAGTCGGCGGGACATCAGCGCGGTCTCCCAGCTCAGCTTCTCCTCGGGCACTGCGAGCCGAAGATCGGGGAGCCGGGTGAGGAGGGTGTCGATGCCGGTGTCGACGATGGCCCTGCCGAGATCCTGTCCGGGGCACTCGTGGGGGCCGCCGCTGAAGGCGAGATGCGAGCGGTTGCCGTGCATGGGCGTCGACTTGTCGGGGCGGATCTGCGGATCGGCGTTGCCCGCGGCGAGGCCGAGCAGCAGCAGATCCCCTGACTTGATGGTCTTGCCCGCGAGTTGGGCGTCGCCCGTCGCCCAGCGGCCGATATTGGTCGTCATCGGGGGCTCGTCCCACAGCACCTGTTCGAGAGCGTCGGGCAGCGTCATGTGCCCACCGGCCAGAGTGGCGCGGAAGCGCTGGTCGGTCAGTACGAGGCGAAGAGTGTTCGCGATGAGATTGACGGTCGGCTCGTTGGCCGAGACGAGCACGACGCGAAGGTGCTCGCGTACTTCGTCATTGGACAGCTTCGCCGGGTGCTCCAGCAGCTTCGACGCCACGTCGTGGCCCGGCTCGGCACGCTTGCGGTCCACCAGATCCTGAAGCGCGTCGGTGATGTAGTCGTTGCTCGCCACGGCGGTCTCCGAGCCGCGGATCATGTCCTTGGCGGCGTCGGTCAGCCGGGGCCCGTAGTGCTCGGGCATGCCGAAGAGCTGGGTGATCACCCGCAGCGGAAGCTGGTCGGCGAACTGCTCGACGAGATCGGCCTTCCCCTCCGGTTCGAACTCGTCGATGAGCTGGTGCGCGAAGCGCGTCACATAGCGGCGGATGCCGCGTGCTTCGAAGCGCGACAGGCTCTCGGTGACGGCTTTGCGCAGCCTTGCGTGCTCCTCGCCGTCGGCGAAGACGCACAGCGGCTGCCACATCGTCAGCGGCGCCAGCGGGTGGTCCGGGGGGACCTTGCCCTGCTGCATGTCGCGCCACAGGCGGGAGTCGCGGGAGAAGAGCGAAGGCGTGCGTGCGACCTCCAGGTTCTCCCGGTGCCCCAGTACGAGCCACGCGGGACGGTCGCCGGGCAGCAACACCGGGGCTACGGCGCCGTGTTCGCGGCGCAGGCGCTCGTACAGGGCGAGCGGGTCGGCGTCGGCCTCGGGCCCGTACAGGCGGCGCACCCCGTCGGGGCCGAGTCCGTGGGCCGGGCAGCCGGGGGGAGGGGAACCGGCGGGCGGGGAGCCGGTGCTCTCGGCGGTGCCCGCGGCGGCGCCTGCGGAGGTGTCCGTGTGGGCGCCCGAAGGGCCGTCCGTGGCACGGTCGTCGGCGCCCCGGGCGGTGCCGTGCCCGGTGCGCCCGGCGTGGTCCGCGGTGTCGTCCGTGGCGTGATCCGTCGTACGGCCCGGGGTGCTGTCCGTCGTGCTGTCCGGGACCGAGCCGGGTGGTGGAGAGGTCACTTCGCCTCCGGGGTCAGTGCGAGGGAGCGCAGGTAGTGCATGAGTCCCAGCAGGACGTCCTGGCTGGAGGAGCGCTGGCGGGCGTCGCACACGATGATCGGGACACCGGGGTCCAGATCCAGGGCGCCGCGCAGCTCCTCCACGGGGTAAGTGGGCGCCTCCGGGAAGGCGTTGACGGCGACGACGAACGGGACGGCCGACTCCTCCAGCCGTCCGATCACGTCGAAGCTCACTTCGAGGCGGCGGGTGTCGACGAGGACCACGGCTCCCAGAGCGCCCTCGAACAGGCCGTTCCACAGGAACCAGAAGCGCTGCTGTCCGGGCGTCCCGAACAGGTAGAGCACCAGCTCCTCGTTGAGGCTGATGCGTCCGAAGTCCATCGCGACGGTCGTGGCGGTCTTGCGTTCCACGCCGGCCGTGTCGTCGACGTTCTCGCTCGCCTGCGTCATCGTCTCTTCCGTCGTCAGCGGACGGATCTCGCTGACGGAACGGACCAGCGTCGTCTTGCCGACACCGAAACCGCCGACGATGACGATCTTGACCGCGGAGCTGGCGGAGGAGGGGAGTCTGTCCTCGCTCCGAGGCCCCGTCGCCGTGCCAGCCGTGTCAGAGATTCCGGAGTCCATGGATCACCGCCTCAATCAGTTCGATGTCGGGAAGGGACGGGGCCGGCGACCGCGCCTCGACCCGTTCCTCGTTCAGCAGGTCCGCCAGCAGAACGGTGATCACGCTCACGGGGAGTCCCAGGTACGCGGAGATCTCAGCGACGGAGAGCGGCGAACTGCACACGCGTAGAATCGAAGCCTGCTCGGGCTGCATCCCGACTCTCGGGGCCTCCCTCGCCACGATCAGCGTGACCAGGTCGAGGCCGCGTAATTCAGCCGGGTCGCTGCGGCCACCGGTGATCACATAGAGCCGCTCGGGCCCGCTCTCGTCCCACCCCTGAGACTCCTGGCTCATGGGGCCAATCCGCCGTCGCGCGGGGGACTGGTCAAGTGTTCGCCGATGCGGGCCACCAGGTCCCTCATGCGCCCACCGACCAGTCCTGCGTCGACGCCCTCGTCCGCGAGTACGGCGAGGTGCGCGCCCGCGCCTGCGGCCATCAAGTACATGAAGCCGCCGTTGACTTCGATGACCACCATCCGCATCCGCCCGTCGCTGTGGGGGAATTCGGCCGCGACGGCGGAGGAGAGGCTTTGCAGGCCGGAGCCGATCGCCGCCAGCCGGTCGGCCGTGTCGGTGTCGGTGTCGTGCTTGGCCATGCACAGGCCGTCCGAGGAGAGCACCACCACATGGCGGGTCTGGGGGACGGTCTCCGCGAGGTCCTTCAGCATCCAGTCCATGTCGGCACGCCGTTCCATCGCTCACTCACCCTCATCTGACGACGTGTCTCCGTCGCGGTCCGCCGCCATGGCGTTGTCGTCCGTCGTGTTCGCCTTGTCGGCCTTCTCGGCCCCCGATTTGCCGGAGTCGCCCGAGAGGCCGCTCTGCAAGTCGGCCATCCACAGGCCGGGCGCCGGTTCGTCCGCCGCGGGGCGCGACGGCGGCTGTGGCGTCGCGGAGTTACGGGCGGGAATGCCGCCGGGGCGGGCGTCCGGGCTCGGGGTACGGCGGCGGCGCTGGGGAAGCCCGTTGGCGTTCCGCTCGATCACTGGCGGTTTCTCGTCCTGCACTTCGTCTTCCTGCCGTGCGGGGCCGGTTTCCGGAAGCCAGGGTTCGTGGCGCGGCGGCGTCCGGTGGCCGTCGCCCTGCGCGGCCGGTGACGCGGCGGGCGGAGCCGCGTACCGCGATGCGGCGGAGGCGGATGCGGGCTCCGTGCGGGCGGCTGCGGGCGCCGAGGCCCCCGCGGCGGAGGCCGCCGTGGCGGATGTCCCCGCCGTGGAAGCGCCCGTGGCGGAGGCCGCCGGGGCCGCCGGCGTCTCCCGGCGCGTGGGCTCCTGCCCCGGGCCGGCGCCGATGCCGTGTGCGCGTCCCGTAGCGGGTGCGGTGGTGATCAGCTTCTTCGGTACGACCAGGACGGCACGTACGCCTCCGTACGCCGACGGCGGCAGCGAGACCTGGAAGTCGTAGGCCTGCGCAAGCCGTCCGACCACCGCGAGACCGAGGCGCGGCGACTCGCCGAGGTCGTTGAGGTCGATGCCCGCCTGGGCCTCCTTGAGCCTCAACTCGGCGCGTTCACGGGCCTCTTCGCTCAGCCCGACGCCACCGTCCTCGATCTCGATGGCGATGCCGGCGTGCACCTCGCCCGCGGTCAGATGGACGCGGGCCTTGGGCGGCGAGTAGCGCGTGGCGTTGTCGAGCAGTTCGGCGAGCGCATGGATCAGCGGCTCCACCGCGGGACCCACCACCGCGACGTCCGCCACCGAGTGCAACTCGACGCGCTGGTAGTCCAGTACCCGCGACATCGCGCCGCGCAGCACGCTGTAGACAGGGACGGCCTTGCTCCACTGCCTGCCCGGACGTGCGCCGCCGAGCACGGCGATGCTGTCCGCGAGACGGCCGATGAGGGCCGTTCCGTGGTCGAGCCGCAGCAGATCGGCGAAGAAGTCCGGCTGG from Streptomyces marispadix includes:
- a CDS encoding cytochrome P450; the protein is MSAALKAVPRAPGHTPLIGHALPLLRRPLDFMKSLRDTGDLVRVDVGTLPVYFVTSADLTHELLVTKARNFDKGRFFIRARNLVGDALPTAPSGIHKRHRRLMQPMFHQQRIARYAEVMATRAQAMADSWRPGQTVAVDEELAQFSVATLAETMFSAEISRPAADAVIRDVPILLKNALVRTVTPRLLDRIPVPANRRFDTAAKRLRTVIDEVIALSHQQGDQDHEDLLSLLMAARDSDSGDKLSDREVRDELVAIMFAGTETTASTLCWTFHELAAHPEVEEKLLAEIAAVAGDRAVTFEDVPKLVYMDRVLHEISRMHSVPLLMRQATAPVELGGWEVPVGTELAFSLYALHRDGRLYDEPERFDPDRWLEEPGTRIPREGYIPFGAGARKCIGDGFAWTEIVITLATVLRRWRFERVPGHNVREVASAVAHPDSLPMTVVPREG
- a CDS encoding DUF742 domain-containing protein gives rise to the protein MSQESQGWDESGPERLYVITGGRSDPAELRGLDLVTLIVAREAPRVGMQPEQASILRVCSSPLSVAEISAYLGLPVSVITVLLADLLNEERVEARSPAPSLPDIELIEAVIHGLRNL
- a CDS encoding cytochrome P450, whose protein sequence is MTSPPPGSVPDSTTDSTPGRTTDHATDDTADHAGRTGHGTARGADDRATDGPSGAHTDTSAGAAAGTAESTGSPPAGSPPPGCPAHGLGPDGVRRLYGPEADADPLALYERLRREHGAVAPVLLPGDRPAWLVLGHRENLEVARTPSLFSRDSRLWRDMQQGKVPPDHPLAPLTMWQPLCVFADGEEHARLRKAVTESLSRFEARGIRRYVTRFAHQLIDEFEPEGKADLVEQFADQLPLRVITQLFGMPEHYGPRLTDAAKDMIRGSETAVASNDYITDALQDLVDRKRAEPGHDVASKLLEHPAKLSNDEVREHLRVVLVSANEPTVNLIANTLRLVLTDQRFRATLAGGHMTLPDALEQVLWDEPPMTTNIGRWATGDAQLAGKTIKSGDLLLLGLAAGNADPQIRPDKSTPMHGNRSHLAFSGGPHECPGQDLGRAIVDTGIDTLLTRLPDLRLAVPEEKLSWETALMSRRLVSLPVEFAPRRRDGGTGPGAGAPSVELPPLQTPEPASVPLPPEAPSAEHPSWWTSFKQWLRGR
- a CDS encoding roadblock/LC7 domain-containing protein produces the protein MERRADMDWMLKDLAETVPQTRHVVVLSSDGLCMAKHDTDTDTADRLAAIGSGLQSLSSAVAAEFPHSDGRMRMVVIEVNGGFMYLMAAGAGAHLAVLADEGVDAGLVGGRMRDLVARIGEHLTSPPRDGGLAP
- a CDS encoding sensor histidine kinase, whose protein sequence is MVRAGSSPGNQGSGPVLVWLLPAVVTAAAAGIAVPLVPGGARTAVLVCGLVATVAVAAVAAEVARRGRALTALRAQHAQQLSVLRTRLHQQERATVQLAKQSLPEAVERLQEGEFAEDVLRSMTPQSEGLSSEFQAAHQELMRSVIDAVQAEETLRDSAQRGVVNIARRVQAIVHRQATDLRGMEDRHGSQPDFFADLLRLDHGTALIGRLADSIAVLGGARPGRQWSKAVPVYSVLRGAMSRVLDYQRVELHSVADVAVVGPAVEPLIHALAELLDNATRYSPPKARVHLTAGEVHAGIAIEIEDGGVGLSEEARERAELRLKEAQAGIDLNDLGESPRLGLAVVGRLAQAYDFQVSLPPSAYGGVRAVLVVPKKLITTAPATGRAHGIGAGPGQEPTRRETPAAPAASATGASTAGTSATAASAAGASAPAAARTEPASASAASRYAAPPAASPAAQGDGHRTPPRHEPWLPETGPARQEDEVQDEKPPVIERNANGLPQRRRRTPSPDARPGGIPARNSATPQPPSRPAADEPAPGLWMADLQSGLSGDSGKSGAEKADKANTTDDNAMAADRDGDTSSDEGE
- a CDS encoding GTP-binding protein is translated as MDSGISDTAGTATGPRSEDRLPSSASSAVKIVIVGGFGVGKTTLVRSVSEIRPLTTEETMTQASENVDDTAGVERKTATTVAMDFGRISLNEELVLYLFGTPGQQRFWFLWNGLFEGALGAVVLVDTRRLEVSFDVIGRLEESAVPFVVAVNAFPEAPTYPVEELRGALDLDPGVPIIVCDARQRSSSQDVLLGLMHYLRSLALTPEAK
- a CDS encoding selina-4(15),7(11)-diene synthase yields the protein MEHGLIVPPVFSPIPPAIHPRHEAINESTTAWANDYAIGSRELRERLVAHDIGTFAARVLPEGREEVVSILADFIIWLFGVDDGLCEEGELGKDPAELVGVLSRMLRVAQNPDVPMLAGNPLATGLRDLRHRVSRYATPGQEARWVDALREYFLSVVWEASHRSNETVPGLNDYTLMRLYDGATSVVLPLLEMGHGYELHPSERDSTAVRAVAEMAYFIITWDNDLFSYHKESRTQQYYLNVLRVLEHEQQLTPAEALTEAVAQRDRVMCLFLRLRDGLAATGSPQLRQYLENLGTFIRGAQDWGISSLRYTTPDDPAELPSTFRDTPTDDSDEALDIPAVAWWWDVLPERETFQPVRGEIHRSAAV